Proteins co-encoded in one Brassica rapa cultivar Chiifu-401-42 chromosome A02, CAAS_Brap_v3.01, whole genome shotgun sequence genomic window:
- the LOC103853454 gene encoding protein ACTIVITY OF BC1 COMPLEX KINASE 3, chloroplastic, with product MTSLVVGQSLGLTLVGDGVSFRNSRRHVAKSKFFFPNRKRLARAALVQARPREDGVTPSPPSSSRPSPAPVVQYKRADLADDLQAEARALGRAVDASVYSPELIARKHGSQPLKALRRSVEILTALGGFALKLGIDQRRGKLEENMKKRAGELRRIFTRLGPTFVKLGQGLSTRPDLCPPDYLEELAELQDALPTFPDAEAFACIERELDLSLESIFSSISPDPIAAASLGQVYKAHLRYSGQVVAVKVQRPGIEQAIGLDFYLIRGVGKLINKYVDFITTDVLALIDEFACRVYQELNYVQEAQNARRFKKLYADKADVLVPDIFWDYTSRKVLTMEWVEGTKLNEQVAIESQGLKVLDLVNTGIQCSLRQLLEYGFFHADPHPGNLLATPDGKLAFLDFGMMSETPEEARFAIIGHVVHLVNRDYEAMAQDYYALKFLSPDVDVTPIIPALRDFFDDALNYTVSELNFKTLVDGLGAVFYQYPFDVPAYYALILRSLTVLEGLALYADPDFKVLAASYPYFAKRLLTDQNPYLRDALIELLFKDGKFRWGRLENLLQQGSKDRDFSSKDALQPVLKLLLDPNGEELRLLVIKEAVRVSEAFALGSVVDTYNSMPEFMRSLVFNGNGNGGPLTMNPTELESTLELRDQVSRIWSLLQSSESFDPAILQPIAQVLQQPEARRLGGRVAGGVGQRLAARFLQQLLRATTPTPSPVP from the exons ATGACGAGTCTTGTGGTTGGCCAGTCTCTTGGTTTAACTCTAGTCGGTGATGGTGTTTCCTTCCGCAATTCAAGAAGACACGTTGCAAAGTCTAAGTTTTTCTTTCCAAACCGGAAGAGATTAGCTCGTGCAGCTCTCGTTCAAGCTCGTCCCAGGGAAGATGGAGTAACGCCAAGTCCTCCCTCCTCCTCGAGACCGTCTCCTGCGCCTGTTGTACAATACAAACGTGCTGACCTCGCGGATGATCTTCAAGCGGAGGCCCGAGCTCTGGGTCGTGCCGTTGACGCCTCTGTCTATTCCCCGGAGCTCATCGCCAGGAAACACGGCTCTCAGCCTCTCAAG GCTTTGCGGAGAAGCGTGGAGATATTGACAGCTTTGGGTGGCTTCGCGCTGAAGTTGGGGATTGATCAGAGGCGAGGGAAGCTAGAGGAGAATATGAAGAAGAGAGCTGGTGAGCTACGAAGGATATTCACTCGTCTGGGCCCTACTTTTGTTAAGTTGGGTCAAGGTTTATCCACCCGACCCGACCTCTGTCCACCTGATTACCTCGAAGAGCTTGCTGAGCTTCAG GATGCTTTGCCAACCTTCCCTGACGCAGAGGCCTTTGCTTGCATTGAGAGAGAGCTGGATCTGTCTCTTGAATCCATTTTCTCGTCCATATCCCCTGACCCAATCGCAGCAGCTAGTTTAGGTCAGGTTTACAAAGCCCACCTGAGGTATTCGGGTCAGGTTGTTGCTGTCAAAGTCCAACGCCCTGGGATCGAACAAGCCATTGGTCTTGACTTCTACCTCATTAGAGGAGTTGGGAAACTCATTAACAAGTACGTAGACTTCATCACCACAGATGTCCTCGCCCTTATCGACGAGTTCGCCTGCAGAGTTTACCAGGAGCTAAACTACGTCCAGGAGGCCCAAAACGCTAGGAGGTTCAAGAAGCTCTATGCTGATAAAGCTGATGTTCTTGTGCCTGATATCTTCTGGGACTACACGAGCCGCAAGGTGCTGACAATGGAATGGGTGGAGGGAACTAAACTGAACGAGCAAGTTGCCATCGAGAGCCAAGGCTTGAAGGTTCTGGATCTTGTGAATACGGGAATCCAGTGTAGCTTAAGGCAGCTCTTGGAGTATGGTTTCTTCCATGCTGACCCTCATCCTGGTAACCTCTTGGCAACACCTGATGGCAAACTCGCCTTTCTTGACTTTGGCATGATGAGTGAGACACCGGAGGAAGCTAGGTTTGCTATCATAGGCCATGTTGTACATTTGGTCAACAGAGACTATGAAGCCATGGCTCAGGATTACTATGCTTTGAAGTTCTTGTCGCCTGATGTAGACGTTACTCCCATCATACCAGCTCTCAGAGACTTCTTTGACGATGCGCTTAACTACACAGTCAGCGAGCTCAACTTCAAAACGCTGGTTGATGGTTTAGGTGCCGTCTTCTATCAGTATCCATTTGACGTTCCGGCTTACTACGCTTTGATTCTGAGGTCGCTTACCGTGCTTGAAGGTTTGGCACTTTACGCAGATCCTGATTTCAAAGTGTTGGCTGCATCGTACCCTTATTTTGCCAAGAGGCTTCTCACTGATCAGAACCCTTATCTGAGAGACGCACTTATTGAGCTTCTGTTCAAAGATGGGAAGTTTAGGTGGGGCAGGCTCGAGAACCTTCTGCAACAGGGGAGTAAAGATAGAGATTTCTCATCAAAAGATGCTTTGCAGCCTGTGTTGAAGCTGCTGCTGGATCCAAACGGAGAAGAGCTTCGACTGTTGGTGATTAAAGAAGCTGTGAGAGTCAGTGAAGCGTTTGCTCTGGGGAGTGTTGTTGATACGTACAATTCAATGCCTGAGTTTATGAGATCTCTCGTGTTTAATGGAAATGGGAATGGTGGCCCTCTGACAATGAATCCCACAGAACTCGAAAGCACGCTTGAGCTTCGGGACCAGGTCTCAAGAATCTGGAGCCTTCTGCAGTCTTCAGAAAGCTTTGACCCAGCTATTTTGCAGCCAATAGCACAG GTGTTGCAACAACCAGAAGCAAGGAGACTTGGAGGACGTGTTGCAGGAGGTGTAGGGCAACGTCTAGCAGCTAGGTTTCTGCAACAACTGCTTCGAGCCACAACACCAACTCCTTCACCAGTCCCATAG